The Phlebotomus papatasi isolate M1 chromosome 3, Ppap_2.1, whole genome shotgun sequence genomic sequence ggcaaaaaaaagtgaattcttATAGTGGACTCCTTCTGAGTGACCGTCGTGTGACTTGTCTGgtgaaaatttctgaaaagtcCTCCAGAAAAGTTCGCaccctagaaaaaaaaaacgtttttgagCAAAAAAGGCGTGAATGTCACGAAAAATCTTCCATCTGAAACACCTATAGAAGTCAATAAAATTTCAGTAAATGTTCAAAACAAGTGGATAAAAGTGTGTGTTGCGCGATATTCTCCTTCAAATATATTTCAACACTTGTGACTATCCGCACACCAACGAAGGAggaattctttcaatttctGCTGGTAAgttctttttcgaaaaaaaaaccttagaaCAAAAAATTTTCGCCCCTCCCCTGCCCACCAATTGCCatcaatttagttttcaaagaTTAGTTCATAGCGATTTCTATAGGACATGTCTCTCTGGCGGGGGGACATGTCTTCCAGCAATCCTATGAGAATCAGCAGGAGGGGCATCGGTCTTAGAAGTATACCGAGATATTAACCTCTTTGGCTTGGAGGATGGAAAGATGggagaatagaaaaaaaaagtctctcGGGATAGGAAAAAGTAGTGACAAAAAGCATGTTGAGAATTCTTTTCCGGAAATTAATTAACTAACCCCATCTTCGAGCATCGTATAGGTTAAACTGCCGCAAGAGCAACAAACACACAAACGTGCCacttgtacactgagagaaaaaaaccCATCCCAGTAGTTTTTCACAATTGGTGATGGGTTTTATACATCCATTAagagatttttattattaacgCATTTAATcactttatattatttttgtttttttttttttacacaatacACGAGGCCCCGCGTACACGGAATATGAGAAACCTTATATGAGTGTGCAAGTGACTTGGTTATATGGAAGTTTTGTAGTCCGCGCACTTTTTTGCTGTAAGACACTTTCTAGGCCatataaaataacatttttaatgtatataaaaataatgaattagCAGTTGGAATATGGGAGAAAAGTGTATAAAATCGGGTGTACAGAAAAGAAGTGGGATATATGGATAAAGGGAAAAAAAAGCGCGCGCGGCACCTCAAGAGTGCacatttagaaaattattgCATACAGAGACAAACATTTGCGCGTCAAAGCGACTTTGCAAAAAACCAGCGACTGCAAATTGCAATTTCcagttggtttttttttgttgtttgcaACTCTTTTCTCCACTGTACTTTGcttagcttttttttttgtaataatcatTTTCTTCTCCTCTACTTCGTTTTCTTCTTCTATTGAACACCCCTTTTGCCCCCGCGATGCATTGCTTTTTCCATTGCACCACACACACCAATGTTACAATAAAGTTTATAGTAAGGTTACCTCAGTTTATGTGATCTGAGATTCTTTGATTGGAAATCCAATTTGAGAACACATTTatacaggggcatgacatttcctatgttttccatatgtttctagcgagccgaaaaattttttaagtttattagctgttttccgtcattgtagaatgaattagtaaaatatactaatagaaaataaaagccaatttaataacgaggaggcaaccgaaaaccctaaattggcaatctacgtagttttaaagatatctcgtgaaatgtgtatgaaaacagagaaaaaattacactaaaactggtcgcatttttcagagctaatgtcaccgcATTTATACGAAACAGCAATCATTGAAAATTAAGAATCCTTAAGGATCTCTTTGGAACCTAAGAAAGACTTGAAAACCCATGGTAGTCTTTTGAAaacttttgatgaaaatatagTAACCTTTAGAAACCTAAATGAAACGTTTAGGAACAATAGACAACTCTGCAGAATCTCTATAAACACgcttggaaatatttgaaacctatGGGAAACTctagaacagaggtgtgcaagaaaccgttgaaaccgaattaacgtcaaatgaaacatgtacgtcaatggtcaaaacgctactaccCGGCGGGACCAAACTACGTATAAATTGTGCATATACGTTGTACGAATACTCAGTATCATCATGTACGCCCATACATTTTACTCAGTACTATTTGCACCAAATGAGACCCGAAGTGTGCTTTGGTGTGAATGTGTCCGTGTGAAGTATTATCTCTTACAGAGTAAATACGCAGTACTACATACATCGTAaatataacactgtgcaacgatgattttgtccctgggttctcatgctattttttctattgctagggtcaaatgatttacgaaaatacttataattttgattttatttggattttgcgcctggaatctaggcaaaaccgtttttgccgttttttgatacttgggtgcctatatctccgattctgctgaaccgatttatttctcactatggaataatttgttctcctttacatgcccgataaatcctctgaacagatgaagttcgtacaactgacaccaggggcgctgtagtctcataaatgtcagaaaacatgggaaaatcgaactttttagcaactttgatcaaaaatatctcgaaaactaggactgtccctaacaatctgttttatgagtttgatagagaatttaatcagctacattttcgtccatgtacaacttttatctcagattgttttttaacctcgttattgaggttcaaacgaaaaatgagcattcagcaaactaaataaaaccttcacaatttcgagtgttattgttttttttcctcgcaattaggcagtacaagcttttattatattatttaatacttaaatatcgatattatggtgatttttatatgacattttaaatttttaaatattattttattacttggaaacttgtataaaactttaacgtatgtgatatacataaagtaacaattacaagttcaaaaactagttttagatttatttcaacgaaaatcacgtaattatgaggttaaaattaaaattgtaggattgtagataaatgtaggaaaactttttaaagaattataaaaaaaaaatgaatttagaaaaaggattttttgcaaagttttccatatgtaactggaatgtaaaaggtaaaatagatacttattgattctaaaacgtaaatttaacaagaaatattctttgaaatatttaatattttgcaatatgcagttaatatgTCTTTTTTATTatagtcttttgagattgaaataacactgaaatcttactgaagatattgtttgagttattgccttgtattatatctaaacacattttataatgcaataagtattaataaagtcctacaattgtaagaaaagtgaagatgatactctgggttatctaaacttgaaaagaaaaagtcaaaatgtgcgaaatagttaagtttttctttagttggctgagtgctcgtttttcgtttgaacctcaataacgaggttaaaaaacaatctgagagaaaagttgtacatggacgaaaatgtagctgattaaattctctatcaaacccataaaacagattgttagggacagtcctagttttcgagatatttttgatcaaagttgctaaaaagttcgattttcccatgttttctgacatttatgagactacagtgctcctggtgtcagttgtacgaacttcatctgttcagaggatttatcgggcatgtaaaggagaacaaattattccatagtgagaaataaatcggttcagcagaatcggagatataggcacccaagtttaaaaaaacagaaaaaacggttttgcctagattccaggcgcaaaatccaaatgaaatcaaaatgataagtattttcgtaaatcatttgacccgtgcaatagaaaaaatagcatgagaacccagggacaaaaaaaaagttcaaaattgttgcacagtgtaataaaAACCCCGTATGACAGAAAATGCTGTTGGCAGGCGTGTTGtcagctgttttgacaacgggaaatattttccattggaatattctgtttacaaattatgtgttacaattattagtaatttcagtgattataataatataataattatgcgacgctgtgttatctgtagaaaatagtgaagtgaaaatattaaagaagttgCAGACCTAAAATACGCGTGTttttattccattctgtgagtgtttttgcaaaatattttttttacacgatactTTGTGATTATCTAAATTGTTCAATCGTTGCCTctggttaaataaaatatattaaaatccttgtgacttctataatttcgtcaatatttggaaataaaaacggcAGGTGCATGTGACAAGTTTGTTTGGTCGCCATTTGGTCGTGTGCGTCTGTATGTGTGTGTTGACAGTTATTTTGCAGTTACAAGTACGCAGTTTATACGGAGTTTTCGTACAAATATGTACTCTCAGTACAGAAATACGTAGTTTATACTGTGTATGTGAGTGAACTTGTATTTTTGAATGACAAGTCCTCATCAAATACATAATACATGTGTAACTATGTATTTTTCCTCCACGAATAAGTCGTAAATACATTGTATGTCATGTGAACTGTGTATTTTGGTCCCGCCGggtataacaaacttattttgacgttaattcggtttcaacggtttcttgcacacctctgctctagaaAATTTATGGGGAACATTCGAAAACTCATTAAACTTGCGAAAACTTGAGTCTAGCGTTCCTGCAGTTTTTGAAAACCATTACGAATTCCTTATAGCCTACTAAAAAGTCGGAGAAGTCATAGATTCTTCCAGATAACTGGGAACTTAAATAACTTCCCAGTGGTCAATCCACAACTGTCTTTATCATGCCTTACAAATTGAAAGACATAGTCCACACTAATTTGTAATGCATTTGTAAGATATGCAACGCAATTAATGGATGACATTTGGACTGAAAAGTTGGCTGTCTAGTCGGGAGTGACATTGACATTTTGACATCCCCCCCCCCCAGCAGCGAAAGTAAAACTTACATGTAAGTGATAGTTATTTGTAAGGCTCCGTGTAAGCCTTACTTTTCAACGACATGTAAGGCATACGAAAGCTTTGCAAGTGTATTGCTTTTAAAATGACTAACATGTATGGTATAAGAAAGCTTATACTATCATGTAAAGAATAAGTAAGTCATATTGTAAGGCTTTCTTTCAATGAACATGTAAATGATACAAAGGCTTTACCATGTGTTGCTTTCGTAATATTAACATGTAAGGTATATGAAAGGGTACACCAAGAGTTAGGCTTAAGTAAGATGTAAAGCTTCCTTTTAATCAACACGTAAACTATCTTAAAGCTTTACCATGTTttgctttcataaaatttagaaataaggtATATGAAAGTTTATACTGTCATGTAAGGCATAAGTACAGCAgggtgtaaatttttcccttttTCGATAATAAATCATTATGAAAGTTTTGCTATGTATTGTTTGCAAAATAATCAATATGTAAGTTTTATGAAGGATACATTATCATGGAAGATATAAGTATGCCGTAAGAATGGCTAActggaaattttcactttaaggatataattcatgcgaACGACACCGGAGTTCTGCTCTAAAGGTTCAGctgcaatattttatttctattcatcAGTGAGGTTTAGTTGAACTAAAACCTACTATTAAGATGAATGATTATGAATATGATTCCTCTTCTCTAATGAGAATCACTTCCAGTTTAGATACGAATGCTTTTCATAAAAAGCGTTCATCAGCCTTATATTTGAGGCTTACGTAGGTGACAAAAAACTAGTCATTAAGTCAATAAGAGATTTCGGGGAGTTACCGGATACTTTAATGCAGAATTTTGTGTGGGGATTGTGGTACAGCTGAAATAGCTGGAATACTTTGGTCGTGGTCATTCTATTCTTAATGCTTCTCAATACTCCTTGCATCCTTTGAGTTCAATAATAgaacttttctttatttcgtAATTTTCATTGACCTAAGAggggaaaaacaaaaaaaagttaggttatttacaacaaaatgaaagttcatgaaaaaatcaataagatcACACATACTActcatttataaacaattttctgTTACAACTTCAacacttaccttaaattttaTAACGTTTTTGCTAAAAAACCCAAAttaactaaatcaaaatagcaCAGCTGACAATTTCCTAAACCAAATATCTGTGAGGGTGCCACACGTCAAATGCTGCGGCCACAAATTAATAATCGTATCAAATTGGTTATAACTTATGGCCTTGtcattattttacattttttgtataacactaaacctaccgaccgtttttggtagtTTTTCTATCAAaggacaaaccgcggtagggtaggatactcaacaaatttgtcttggaaaagaacaaaaaattaaaatttaaacactgaaaaatattcacATGCATACTTTAAGAATTTCATTAAGTTTGATAGTGttattgtaccgtttaaatatgtgttaattttaaaccggtcaatttgaccgagtCGTGGTAGGTTTAGcgttaaaaaattatcaaaaccaaatggtgaaagaaaatatagttattgggaaaataagttttgaaaaattgtactaaatatttttgattgaatatataaaatttaagcggaattatagcgatatcgtaacttgaaaTTAGCCGTCGTTATAGCACTCCTTAAAGTTACTACTCCAGctggattatttttttttaatcgagtCGAGGCATAAAATGACATGATACAGGAGCTAATGGACAAATATATAAGTGGAGAGTAGTTTGAACCACCCCACCAGTCACACAGAACGTCTCCTTCCAAGAAACCCCATCGCCCCGTCTGTTATCCCTTGACCGTTCGACtccgcttctcaaacgatttagCAGTCTCCGAGTTTTCCACCAGGAGAGAGACTTTCCTTGGGCTCAACAAAATCTGGAGGGAAGGTACTCTTCCACAGATTAAGTTTTGCCTCCTCCGGTGTTGTTTCGAAATACGTAACAGTTTGACTGAAACACTTGCGATATTACAGCCGCTGAActgtgattggtaccgttggcttagaagagtcttcgtcaggatgggctttctccctccaactcttCCAGGCTCAACTGTCCTACTACGTATTTGGAAGAATTTCCGGAAAACTGTTTTCACTAATGTAAGTGGGGCGGATCCATGCGGAtcctaatattttaaaaataaacatattaaaCCGGAGTtcttgcgtactacggacgaaCCGGTTTTGAATACCGGCTATTTTCAGAATCACGGAAGTTAAGATTGTTTTCTCTATAAATAAGAGCTCGATCAGAGATGGTTTACTGAACCGTAGCATCACAGTAGCTGTGATTATGAATGAATTGCATCTAAGGTCGGTTTGAGAATGTTATGGGAGTTTTATAGAAAAGTTGCGGATTTTGCAATTTACTTCGTCTACTATAGCTTTGGTAGTAGAAGAGCGTACACTCCATGGAAAAATTCTCTCGTGGACGCTCTCTTGGGCATAAGTTTTTGGTGTCGATGTAAAAGAGATAAATCGTTACTaaagaatagcaaaaatatTGGAGGAAAAAAGCACGACACCAAGAGAGAGAGAGCCAAAAGGTACgggaaaaaacacatgaaacTTTTAAACTCCATTGCTCCACATGAAGTTGATGGTTTTTTCTTCTCCTTTTCATTGGACtccatttggaatttttcatgttttttcatattcttttaTTCTCTTTTTTGATGCTTCTCCTTCTCTCCACCATTCTTTCTTTTCCCTCGCAATTGCCCTGAAATGCTTTTTGTTGAGTTTTGCTTTTCGaggaaataaatatatatataaaaaacagCCTAACACGATTGGAGGAAAacagaaaaacataaaatgaaactAACCAActaaaattttctctatttgtCTCTAGATAAAAACACAATATTGTAgctataaatgaaaaaaaaattgtttctaaaAACCAAGCTATAATAGaaaaagttggaaaaaaaacacattggaaaaaaaaattacgacgCACAACTAATCAAAAATTGTCTCTCTGCGGCCTTTTTTTTGTGTTCCATCTTTTTGGCCTGTGagtgtgataaatattttttccaagaaaccaCCAAATAGAGGAAAGCCAAGATAGGCAAAAACACCAAATACCAATTtccaaaatagcaaaaacaaCATATACATCGCAATTTGTAAAAAGGGGGGaaaaacaatttacaaaaattttccaattcaaAGTAGAACGGAAGagtaaataattcatttttatttgggGTGTTGAACACGTGTGTGTATAAATTTGAAATCACTGTATCTGTAGAGGAAAAATATTGCGAAAAAAGTGTGATACCTTTTTTTCCTGCCAAAGGTCGCATTTATGTTGGACACGAGGCTCATTTTTAGGGGCTTATTATGGCTAAAATCAAAAACGTAAATTATATAATGTCCTCCTAAACGTTTAAGTACAAAATGCGTCATTTAGAAGAACtgtaaagtttaattaaaaataaaaaaataacgtaACTCAacatacgaaaaaaaaaatttaattataggcGTTGGCCTGTCCAATTATTTCTGCGGAATTCCCAAGGACTTCTGCAGACATAGTCCATACCCTCCGCATCCAGGGTTGggcgattttttttacattttacataattttttacattgtaaaaaaaactttaacatgtaaagttaaaatataaaaaatgtaaaattgattgatacccatcaaatatcacgttcaattttttttttttattttttactcaagcTTTACAACAAAGGATTTTTGTTGTAAAGCTTGTCGTGGAAAATGCATGATGAAATTTACTGGCAaccccaattcaaattttcctaTACCCGGTTGAACAAATATAAACCATATAAATGACGCATAATTTTTTAACCTACATGCTCAGGGAATTTTCCAATTGTTCTGTGGTTTCCGTTAGTCATCAATATTATGAAAATCATTCAAATTAAGACTTATTTCCttctttcttcttaatttttttttgataatgctgtataccttgtccaagacatcacatcccagaaaacaatgttcattAAGAGAATCAGTCTCTTCTTGTTAACACTGATTCTGTAGTAAtgaatgtttacaaaaatattttttaaatgttctacAAACCATCGTGCTTTGTTATTAAACTGAaactaacgtattaaacaaaaattcatacaaaaattacgatattgtattgattttcaacaaaatctgcacagaatACGAAAACGATCAAAATTGCTAAACGTTCGGAAGCTGTgacgattttatattcaattttaaccgtctTGTGCCGAAGCTGTGCGCTTTTTACTTGTAATTTGTCCATTTCGTGGAGTGTATTACATAcaaatgaaatcattttaagcttaagttgtgCAGGATTTGAACACAATATTAAGCGTTTTATGCTGAACCAGTGCCTGTTCTGTGACAATGTTTTTTAACTTAAGCTGTGCgggttttatgcacaattatgATCGTTTTTAATGAAGATTAATTTACTTTATACTTTGCGTAGTGTGTTTAACCCCTTAAGAACataaaatccttaatttttcctgcacttctgaaatttttattggctttttcaatacacaaaaagaactaaataattcttcatcaactcttctatttgaaacactttaatttctggttaaatggtgataaaaaaaaaataaagaaaatataggtATCACTGCAATATATTTGCATAGCATAGAATTTGCATTGATACCAAATAGCAGGTTCTTTTACGTATCATTATATCAAAGTCTCTTAAAAATAATCTATataattactataaaaaaattattaaaaagtattttcttagattttaaaaattgattgatcaagTCATGTCATTTTCCTATTTACGAATagtgaaaaaatcatatttttatgtctcattactttacatgtttactaataatattaattttaattctatttttcgTTAAcgatcaaaaaaaattcaacatgttgaggatttaatatagaaaacattctgaaatatcTATCTGCGAAAGAAGGACGAAGttgtttttaattagaaaaaagtaaCGCTTTTTACCGAAATCGTTGAACTATTTCACATCTATGGGCTTTCAAAACGAAATTTAGTTTATGGTATGCCCAAAAATGTTTCTTTGATATTTCTTATaaacaatatcaatattgatattgcttacaggaaatattcaaaagttttaaaaatgcgTAATCttccttttttacattttacatttttttttacatcttaaatgtgaaaaatattttttactatgttgTAAAAGCACAACCCTGTCTATACCTAATCGACGTGTAACCGTTTtactatttcaaaaatttctaacgaTGACTAAAGAGATTTCTTTCTGCATCTCAGTATCTTAAATCTATCGATTTTGTCCAATGTTATACAtcttattttctttatagatAAATTTTCTGATATAAAAAATATCTGGGAAAAAAGTACTCTTTGTAGTCTCCTCCGTGCAAGTTTTCCCCGCTTGTTTTTTTTGTGACTCTCGTCCGTGTAGTATCGATTTTTGAGATTATATTCACACCGTCCTTCTTTTCTCTCCCATTTCTCGTGGCTTTTTTTTTGCGCCCTGTGTTTCCCTTACGTCCCCCTCCTTCCCCCTTCACCCTGAGTTCCTTTTTGGCtcattttattctcttttaCCCCAAACACACCCCATGGGCAAAGTTCTTATCTCCACATAGAATTTTTTTCCTCCTGTACCAGTCTCTTTTCTCTCTCGACATCCCAAatcttgacttttttttctgttgtatTCTGGGTAAAATCATCTTTCTCTTTTGCAGCTTTTCCACCCCGTAGGACACACTTGCTGTGGCTTAGAGGAGGAAAAACCTCAAGCTAAGGAGGGAAACTGGTGATTTTTTTACTGGGAGTCTTGAGTAAGAAAAAACTTTCCATTTGGTAGCCATTGGAAGAGAATTTAAGTAGTGCGCACAAGAAGCTTCATTAGAAGCTGAGaatcaaggtaaaaaaaaatctgggacAAGATGCTGGCACAGCAGTACTGTCTCAAGTGGAAGTATCACCACACCAATCTTCAGACAATGTTTTCGCAACTCCTGGACCGTGGTTGCTTCTGTGATGTGACATTAGCATGCGAAGGACAAACTCTAAAAGCCCACCGTGTTGTCCTTTGCGCATGCAGCACATACTTCGATGCAATCTTGACAAATTGTGGCATCGAAAAAGACCCAATTGTTATCATGAAGGATGCCAAATTCTCCGATATCAAATGCCTGATTGAATTCATGTACAAAGGAGAAATTAATGTTGAACATGTAAGTCAGTCGAAGCTTTCGCATCATCTTCTCTGTCTAACTCAAATTCCCTTTTGTTGCAGGCAAATCTAGCATCACTCCTGAAGACAGCAGAAGAACTGAAGATCAAAGGTCTGGCTGAGGTGTCCTGGCGTGAAGATGAACAATCAGAACCAAAGCCAAGTGAAAGCCGATCAAGTAACACAAACAATCAAACCAACGTAAATAAAGAGGAACCTAGAGAAAGTAATCAGAATGAGAGCAGCAACGCCCAGATGCCCTTCCTAACACCCCTCCGATCATTCAATCAGCAAAATGGAAAGAACAATGGACTGCCGGCAAAGAGGAAACGCGGACGTCCGCCACTAGATGGTGAATTTGAGAACTACAGTACACCAAAAATTTCCCACGTTGAAAGCCAGGCATCATCAGCCTACTCCGACAGTTCCCATCTCGTTTCCGTGATGATGGACGAGGACAATTCCAAGGATCTCATGTCACAGAGCTATCAGGATAACGACGGAGGACTTTCGTCGCAAATTGTAAGAGTTCCCCTAAATTGGGATTATTTTTGTCTTTAAATAGTCTAAAATGCTGGAAACACTCCtcccgttcagtaataaccttcccgatttgagagatCTCTCCGattgaggttttttctgtaccggctcgaaggtatatcagagagaacttacctaccaagtaagcaagttcatgaaaagtacatgtattttaatgaaaaccacaattcaaacgttctaccatcttaaaattccacaaagctacacaaaaattcactttttgcagtaaACGTTTACACACGttgacaattgaagtgtcaagaataccgaaattcgaagtggcagaacaatcagcgctaaagcggcgaatacctgaacttgcactttaggcgaTGCTGTGAGAATATCATTTGACAGTTTCTGTAAAAGCTTCACGAAAGTTTCACAGAGAAAAGTTTCAGTGAAAAGAATTTTCACGAacgatttttgctattttatgcCAAAAATCTAATGGGAGTGCCTTAGAGGGCCTCTTAGGTCATTTCACGTTAATACATTTTCACAAATAAGCCTGAAAATGGTTAAAAACATGCTTGAAGTCTTCAAAATTGTCGGTGTCACTTGTGTGACTTTGCATAACATTCTGTTTGGAAGTACTGCCAGCGAATTTGATATGTTAACCGGGCGTTTTCTACACtaaaacagcatattttgtTCACAGAATTGTGAAAAAAGGCTTTTCCTAAACACACAAAACACTGAAATAatgaagtttcaaaaaaaaCATTCAGAGTTGTGAAGCCCTCCTCAAAAGTACGTAGAGGAGAAGCAAATGGCCCACTAATAGCCTAAAAAAGATCGACATCTTCTGGAGATCTTTAGTTTTGGCATTCTAGCAAAAGCTCCTCATAAATGCTGTCAGTCG encodes the following:
- the LOC129808043 gene encoding broad-complex core protein isoforms 1/2/3/4/5 isoform X1, which codes for MLAQQYCLKWKYHHTNLQTMFSQLLDRGCFCDVTLACEGQTLKAHRVVLCACSTYFDAILTNCGIEKDPIVIMKDAKFSDIKCLIEFMYKGEINVEHANLASLLKTAEELKIKGLAEVSWREDEQSEPKPSESRSSNTNNQTNVNKEEPRESNQNESSNAQMPFLTPLRSFNQQNGKNNGLPAKRKRGRPPLDGEFENYSTPKISHVESQASSAYSDSSHLVSVMMDEDNSKDLMSQSYQDNDGGLSSQIDYEEEAPMGANLVPKKERPETPGDYIVPGDGEMDDEDDDESVPYSPGGSGNSLLHVTLTAQERAEWRDVIKMSEYLKQGRRQQFWEETFTKRVMEAIKSKNLEMKKAAQLLGVSYGTLYGRYRETYGCLKHPYRGPFTRMIDMWQHVEQGTADIIGILQRTMPRNSTPTEFLLSNPGSTPKLLDQKPQLQMPELNSTFDQHGE
- the LOC129808043 gene encoding protein tramtrack, beta isoform isoform X2 — its product is MLAQQYCLKWKYHHTNLQTMFSQLLDRGCFCDVTLACEGQTLKAHRVVLCACSTYFDAILTNCGIEKDPIVIMKDAKFSDIKCLIEFMYKGEINVEHANLASLLKTAEELKIKGLAEVSWREDEQSEPKPSESRSSNTNNQTNVNKEEPRESNQNESSNAQMPFLTPLRSFNQQNGKNNGLPAKRKRGRPPLDGEFENYSTPKISHVESQASSAYSDSSHLVSVMMDEDNSKDLMSQSYQDNDGGLSSQIDYEEEAPMGANLVPKKERPETPGDYIVPGDGEMDDEDDDESVPYSPGGSGNSLLHVTLTAQERAEWRDVIKMSEYLKQGRRQQFWEETFTKRVMEAIKSKNLEMKKAAQLLGVSYGTLYGRYRETYGCLKHPYRNL